In Dysgonomonadaceae bacterium zrk40, one genomic interval encodes:
- a CDS encoding bifunctional 4-hydroxy-2-oxoglutarate aldolase/2-dehydro-3-deoxy-phosphogluconate aldolase, whose protein sequence is MSKFSRLKVYQTIEETGIVPVFYHPDTEVAKKVLKACYEGGIRAFEFTNRGDFAHEVFTELVKWAEKECPEMILGIGSIVDAPTASLYIQLGANFVVGPLLNPDIFKVCNRRQIAYSPGCATTSEIGLAQELGAEIVKVFPGGNVGGPSFVKNIKGPMPWTKIMVTGGVEPTEENLSAWFKAGVTAVGMGSNLFPKEVIKAGEWEKISELCREGLAIIRNNR, encoded by the coding sequence ATGTCCAAATTTTCAAGACTCAAAGTATATCAGACAATCGAGGAGACTGGTATCGTCCCCGTCTTCTACCATCCCGATACAGAGGTTGCCAAGAAAGTGTTAAAAGCCTGCTATGAAGGCGGTATCCGCGCTTTCGAGTTCACTAACCGAGGCGACTTCGCCCATGAGGTGTTCACCGAACTGGTTAAGTGGGCCGAAAAGGAGTGTCCGGAGATGATTCTCGGTATCGGCTCCATCGTGGATGCCCCTACTGCGTCACTTTACATTCAGCTGGGTGCCAACTTTGTGGTGGGACCGCTGCTCAACCCCGATATCTTCAAGGTATGCAACCGCCGTCAGATCGCCTACTCGCCCGGTTGTGCCACCACCAGTGAGATAGGCCTGGCACAGGAGCTGGGAGCCGAGATCGTGAAAGTGTTCCCCGGTGGAAACGTGGGGGGTCCCTCTTTCGTGAAGAACATCAAGGGACCAATGCCTTGGACCAAGATTATGGTCACCGGAGGTGTAGAACCCACCGAGGAGAACCTCTCCGCCTGGTTCAAGGCGGGCGTCACTGCCGTGGGAATGGGTTCCAACCTCTTCCCCAAAGAGGTCATCAAAGCAGGCGAATGGGAAAAAATATCAGAGCTGTGCCGTGAGGGGCTGGCCATCATCCGGAACAACAGATAA
- a CDS encoding MFS transporter: MSNLQTGKMTNHRWTIVVMLFMATTVNYLDRQVLSLTWADFIAPEFHWTNSDYGTITGLFSIFYAVSMLFAGKFIDWLDTKKGFLWAIGVWSLGAIMHAFCGLLTAGITAGEWTMSFHGAREAISTVGDVSLVVSVSVTLFVFARLVLALGEAGNFPAAIKATAEYFPKKDRAYATSIFNSGAQIGALLAPLTIPFIAKAWGWEMAFIVIGALGFIWMGFWIFVYHKPEQSKKVNALELEYINQDDATDALEGRVKADGNAGKKVSFKQAFKYKQTWSFAVGKFLTDGVWWFLLFWIPAYLSSVYGLDSTESAPHVFVVYAISMISVFAAGYFPAYYMEKKKLDPYQGRMRAMLLFAFFPLLILFAQPLGGLSVWLPVIIIGIAAAAHQSWSANIFTTVSDMFPKHAVGTITGIGGMAGGVGSFFINKSSGVLFDHAANTNMKFMGYEGIESGYFIIFIFCAIAYLLGWSIMKALVPKYQLITDM, from the coding sequence ATGAGTAATCTACAAACAGGAAAGATGACCAATCATCGCTGGACCATCGTGGTGATGCTTTTCATGGCTACCACAGTGAACTACCTCGACCGACAAGTACTTTCACTGACATGGGCCGACTTTATCGCACCGGAATTCCACTGGACCAATAGTGACTATGGAACCATCACCGGGCTTTTCTCCATTTTTTATGCCGTATCGATGCTCTTCGCCGGCAAATTCATCGACTGGCTGGATACCAAAAAAGGGTTCCTTTGGGCAATCGGTGTCTGGTCGTTAGGTGCAATCATGCACGCCTTCTGCGGTCTTTTAACCGCCGGAATCACTGCCGGAGAGTGGACCATGAGCTTCCATGGTGCACGTGAGGCAATCTCCACAGTGGGTGATGTGTCGCTGGTGGTTTCCGTGAGTGTCACCCTCTTCGTGTTTGCGCGATTGGTGTTGGCCCTTGGAGAGGCTGGCAACTTCCCCGCCGCCATTAAAGCTACTGCCGAATACTTCCCAAAGAAAGACAGGGCCTATGCCACCAGTATCTTCAACTCAGGAGCACAAATCGGTGCCCTGCTGGCCCCCCTCACCATCCCCTTCATCGCCAAGGCGTGGGGCTGGGAGATGGCTTTTATCGTAATCGGAGCCCTTGGCTTCATCTGGATGGGCTTCTGGATATTTGTATATCACAAACCGGAACAAAGCAAGAAGGTGAACGCCCTCGAGTTGGAATACATCAACCAGGATGATGCCACTGACGCTTTAGAGGGAAGGGTGAAAGCCGATGGCAATGCCGGCAAGAAGGTATCCTTCAAACAAGCATTCAAATATAAACAGACCTGGTCGTTCGCGGTGGGCAAGTTTCTCACCGACGGAGTGTGGTGGTTCCTCCTCTTTTGGATACCGGCATACCTCAGTTCAGTCTACGGACTTGACTCCACAGAAAGTGCCCCTCATGTCTTCGTGGTCTATGCCATCTCCATGATCTCGGTGTTCGCTGCCGGCTACTTCCCAGCCTACTACATGGAAAAGAAAAAGTTAGACCCCTATCAGGGACGTATGCGGGCGATGTTGCTCTTCGCCTTCTTCCCGCTGCTCATCCTCTTTGCCCAACCATTAGGAGGTCTGTCGGTATGGCTCCCGGTGATCATCATCGGTATCGCTGCCGCCGCTCACCAGTCCTGGTCGGCCAACATCTTTACCACCGTGAGTGATATGTTCCCGAAACATGCTGTGGGCACCATCACCGGTATCGGCGGTATGGCCGGCGGGGTGGGATCCTTCTTCATCAATAAGAGCTCCGGTGTGCTTTTCGACCATGCAGCCAACACCAACATGAAATTCATGGGTTATGAAGGGATTGAATCAGGCTACTTCATCATCTTTATCTTCTGTGCCATCGCCTATCTGCTGGGATGGAGCATCATGAAGGCATTGGTGCCGAAGTACCAACTGATCACAGATATGTAA
- a CDS encoding glycoside hydrolase family 5 protein produces MLLLLSAAISCGNGQQTNNETAADSTVVAQHGQLQVIGTQLSNEQGEPLLLRGASLGWHNLWPRFYNEGAVKWLAEDWKCTVVRAAMGLEIEDNYRENPAFALQCITPVIEAAIDNGIYVIIDFHAHKKYFEEAKGFFAEMATKYGEYPNVIYEIWNEPDYFEWEEVKAYSEEVIDVIRAIDPDNIILVGSPHWDQDLHLVAEDPILEVTNIMYTMHFYAATHEAWLRDRTDDAIASGIPIFVSECGGSEANGDGRLGTEEWETYVEWMESRKISWVAWSVSDKNETCSMLLPRAEAEGNWTDDLLKPWGRLARNSIRRGL; encoded by the coding sequence ATGCTGTTGTTGTTGTCGGCAGCGATCTCCTGCGGCAACGGGCAGCAGACCAACAATGAAACGGCGGCCGACAGCACGGTCGTGGCACAGCACGGACAGCTGCAGGTGATCGGCACACAGCTCAGCAACGAGCAGGGGGAGCCGCTGTTGCTACGCGGCGCCAGCCTGGGATGGCACAACCTCTGGCCCCGCTTCTACAACGAGGGTGCGGTGAAGTGGCTGGCGGAGGACTGGAAATGCACGGTGGTGCGCGCCGCCATGGGATTGGAAATCGAGGACAACTACCGGGAGAACCCAGCGTTTGCGCTGCAGTGCATCACGCCCGTGATCGAGGCTGCCATTGACAATGGCATCTATGTGATCATCGATTTCCATGCCCACAAGAAATACTTCGAGGAGGCAAAAGGGTTCTTTGCCGAGATGGCAACCAAATATGGGGAGTATCCCAATGTCATCTACGAGATATGGAACGAACCCGACTACTTTGAATGGGAAGAGGTGAAAGCCTACTCGGAAGAGGTGATCGATGTGATCCGTGCGATCGACCCGGACAACATCATACTGGTGGGCAGCCCCCACTGGGACCAGGACCTCCACCTGGTGGCGGAAGATCCCATCCTCGAAGTGACCAACATCATGTACACCATGCACTTCTATGCAGCCACCCACGAGGCATGGTTGCGCGACCGCACCGACGATGCCATCGCCAGCGGAATCCCCATCTTTGTGTCGGAGTGCGGCGGCTCGGAAGCCAACGGCGACGGACGCCTCGGCACGGAGGAGTGGGAGACTTATGTGGAGTGGATGGAGAGTCGCAAGATCAGCTGGGTCGCCTGGTCGGTCTCCGACAAGAACGAGACCTGCTCCATGCTGCTGCCCCGCGCCGAAGCGGAGGGTAACTGGACAGACGACCTGCTCAAGCCCTGGGGGAGGCTGGCGCGTAACTCCATCCGAAGAGGCCTATAA
- a CDS encoding AGE family epimerase/isomerase, which translates to MDIGVLKQELRDELTGNILPFWMNRMKDNERGGFYGRMTGENRLVPDAPKGGILHARILWTFSSAALRLHSEEYFAEARRAKEYIFSHFFDDQFGGTYWMLHADGTPADSKKQIYSQAFFIYALTEYYSVSGDEEALEKAKVLFRLIEQHSFDSVNNGYMEAYSCDWQLLDDLRLSEKDANEKKTMNTHLHVLEAYTNLYRVWKDEKLAHRLKNLIDLFLEKIIDPESGHLNLFFDEDWNCKSTLHSFGHDIEASWLLEEAALVLGDEATQRKLKPVILRIADAAAEGLNEKGALINERDWANGHRDERCDWWPQAEAVVGFFNAWQLSGDDAWLNKTRNSWDFIKQHLVDREQGEWYWSVSPEGETDRVNDKAGFWKCPYHNGRMCLELIERIRQD; encoded by the coding sequence ATGGACATTGGTGTATTGAAACAAGAACTACGTGACGAACTGACCGGCAATATCCTCCCCTTCTGGATGAACAGGATGAAGGATAACGAAAGGGGTGGCTTCTATGGTCGGATGACCGGTGAGAACCGTCTGGTGCCCGATGCCCCGAAGGGAGGTATTCTCCACGCACGGATCCTATGGACCTTCTCGTCGGCGGCATTGCGACTGCATTCGGAGGAGTACTTCGCCGAAGCACGGCGGGCCAAAGAATATATCTTTTCACACTTTTTTGATGATCAGTTTGGTGGCACCTACTGGATGCTGCATGCCGATGGTACCCCTGCCGACAGCAAGAAACAGATCTACAGTCAGGCCTTTTTCATCTATGCGCTGACTGAGTATTACAGCGTTAGTGGTGACGAAGAAGCCCTTGAAAAAGCAAAAGTACTGTTTCGGCTCATTGAACAGCATAGCTTCGACAGCGTGAACAACGGTTACATGGAGGCTTACAGTTGCGACTGGCAGCTGCTGGATGATCTGCGGCTGAGTGAGAAGGATGCCAATGAGAAGAAGACGATGAACACCCACCTCCACGTTCTGGAAGCCTACACCAACCTTTACCGTGTCTGGAAGGATGAGAAGCTGGCACATCGGCTGAAAAACCTGATCGACCTCTTCCTTGAGAAGATCATCGACCCGGAGAGCGGGCACCTCAATCTCTTCTTTGATGAGGATTGGAATTGCAAATCGACCCTCCACTCCTTCGGGCACGACATCGAAGCCTCTTGGTTGCTCGAGGAAGCAGCTCTGGTGCTGGGTGACGAGGCGACGCAACGGAAGTTGAAACCTGTTATACTGCGGATAGCAGACGCCGCGGCAGAGGGACTGAACGAAAAAGGTGCACTGATCAATGAAAGGGATTGGGCTAACGGACATCGTGACGAACGGTGCGATTGGTGGCCACAGGCAGAGGCGGTGGTCGGCTTCTTCAATGCCTGGCAGCTGTCGGGAGATGATGCGTGGCTCAACAAAACACGCAACAGCTGGGATTTCATCAAGCAGCACCTTGTAGACAGGGAGCAGGGTGAGTGGTACTGGTCTGTCTCGCCGGAAGGGGAGACGGACCGGGTGAACGACAAGGCGGGCTTCTGGAAGTGCCCCTATCACAATGGGCGGATGTGCCTGGAGCTGATCGAACGAATCAGACAGGATTAA
- a CDS encoding glycosyl transferase — translation MRIMQYGFFDDARREYVITHPRTPWPWINYLGNEDFFSLISNTAGGYSFYKDAKFRRLTRYRYNNVPMDSGGRYFYIREGETIWNPGWKPCKTELESYECRHGMGYTTLTGVHNGVKAELLFFVPLQTHGEVHKLMLTNQGSGVKRLQLFSFLEWALWNAATDMENFQRNFSTSEVEVEGSVIYHKTEYRERRNHYAFYSVNQPIDGFDTDRESFFGLYNGFDEPQVVMEGKPLNSVAHGWSPIASHCLEIELEPGESRELIFLLGYAENDPQEKWENGGALNKRKAKEMIARFDSVEKVDSAFAALRIYWDQLLGNFRVKTGEEKLDRMVNIWNQYQCMITFCFSRSASYFESGIGRGMGFRDSNQDLLGFVHQIPERARERIIDIASTQFPNGSCYHQYQPLTKKGNNEIGGGFNDDPLWLILGTAAYVKETGDFAILDQAVPFDNEPGTEVSLFDHLTVSFDHVINHLGPHGLPLIGRADWNDCLNLNCFSDDPNESFQTTENRSEGSQAESLMIAGLFVVSGRDYVELCTRLGKDEEADRARNHVARMVEAVKQHGWDGEWFLRAYDYNGHKIGSKENIEGQIYIESNGWCSMAGIGLEEGMTEKALNAVKERLDCEHGIVLNNPPYTKYYIEYGEISSYPPGYKENAGIFCHNNPWVIIGETVLGRGDRAWEYFRKICPSYSEAISDLHKVEPYVYAQMIAGKDAFRPGEAKNSWLTGTAAWNFYTISQYILGIRTAYDGLIIDPCIPPEWEQYHVTRRYRGVTYRITVNNPEKRMKGVKAITLNGEPVKGNLIPLLPAGSVGEVEVIL, via the coding sequence ATCAGGATTATGCAATATGGTTTCTTCGATGACGCTCGACGGGAGTATGTGATCACCCACCCCCGCACCCCCTGGCCCTGGATCAACTACCTGGGGAATGAGGATTTTTTCAGCCTGATATCGAATACTGCAGGGGGGTACTCCTTTTACAAGGATGCCAAGTTCCGCCGGCTGACGCGCTACCGCTACAACAACGTGCCGATGGACAGTGGTGGCCGTTATTTCTACATCCGGGAGGGGGAGACAATATGGAACCCCGGCTGGAAACCTTGTAAGACTGAACTGGAGAGCTACGAGTGCCGTCACGGCATGGGATACACCACCCTCACGGGTGTGCACAACGGTGTGAAAGCGGAGTTGCTCTTTTTTGTCCCCCTGCAGACCCACGGTGAGGTGCATAAACTGATGCTGACCAACCAAGGGAGCGGAGTGAAGAGATTGCAACTCTTTTCCTTTCTGGAGTGGGCACTATGGAATGCCGCTACCGACATGGAGAATTTCCAGCGTAACTTCTCCACCAGCGAGGTGGAGGTGGAAGGGTCGGTGATCTACCACAAGACAGAGTACCGGGAACGTCGCAACCACTACGCATTCTACTCTGTTAACCAACCCATTGATGGTTTTGACACCGACCGTGAATCGTTCTTTGGCCTCTATAACGGCTTCGATGAACCACAAGTGGTGATGGAAGGAAAGCCCCTCAACAGCGTGGCGCACGGCTGGTCGCCCATCGCATCACATTGCCTCGAGATTGAGCTGGAACCGGGTGAGAGCCGGGAGCTGATCTTCCTGCTCGGTTACGCAGAGAACGATCCGCAGGAGAAATGGGAGAACGGGGGTGCTCTCAACAAGCGCAAAGCGAAGGAGATGATCGCCCGTTTCGACAGCGTGGAGAAGGTGGACAGCGCTTTTGCCGCATTACGTATCTACTGGGATCAACTGTTGGGTAACTTCCGGGTGAAGACAGGGGAGGAGAAGCTGGACCGGATGGTGAACATCTGGAACCAGTACCAGTGCATGATCACCTTCTGCTTCTCCCGTTCGGCATCCTACTTCGAGAGTGGTATCGGACGCGGGATGGGTTTTCGTGACTCCAACCAGGATCTGCTCGGCTTCGTACATCAGATTCCCGAGCGAGCCCGCGAGCGGATCATTGACATCGCCTCCACGCAATTCCCCAATGGCTCCTGTTACCATCAATATCAACCCCTCACCAAGAAAGGGAACAATGAAATTGGGGGCGGCTTTAACGATGACCCGCTCTGGCTGATCCTTGGTACAGCCGCTTATGTAAAGGAGACGGGTGACTTCGCGATACTGGACCAGGCCGTACCCTTCGACAACGAGCCGGGCACCGAGGTATCTCTCTTCGACCATCTGACCGTTTCATTCGATCATGTGATCAATCACCTGGGACCCCACGGGCTGCCCCTGATCGGGCGTGCCGACTGGAATGACTGTCTCAACCTCAACTGCTTCTCCGACGACCCCAACGAGAGCTTTCAGACCACCGAGAACAGGAGCGAGGGATCACAGGCAGAGAGTCTGATGATCGCCGGTCTCTTCGTGGTCAGTGGGCGTGATTACGTAGAGCTATGCACCAGACTAGGCAAGGATGAGGAAGCCGACAGGGCACGCAACCATGTGGCTCGCATGGTGGAGGCCGTAAAGCAGCATGGCTGGGACGGGGAGTGGTTTCTGCGTGCCTACGACTATAATGGTCACAAGATAGGGTCGAAGGAAAATATCGAAGGGCAGATCTACATTGAGTCCAATGGCTGGTGCTCTATGGCCGGCATCGGCCTGGAGGAGGGGATGACAGAGAAGGCACTCAACGCTGTGAAAGAACGGCTCGACTGTGAGCATGGCATCGTGCTCAACAATCCTCCTTACACGAAGTATTACATCGAATACGGCGAGATATCAAGCTATCCCCCTGGTTACAAGGAGAACGCGGGCATCTTCTGTCACAACAACCCCTGGGTCATCATCGGCGAAACGGTGCTGGGACGGGGAGACCGTGCATGGGAATACTTCCGTAAGATCTGTCCCTCCTATAGCGAGGCGATCAGCGACCTGCACAAGGTGGAGCCCTACGTCTATGCCCAGATGATTGCAGGCAAAGATGCTTTCCGGCCGGGAGAGGCCAAGAACTCATGGCTCACCGGTACCGCCGCCTGGAACTTTTACACCATCTCACAGTATATTCTCGGCATCCGTACCGCCTACGACGGTCTGATCATCGATCCCTGCATTCCACCGGAATGGGAACAGTATCATGTGACACGCAGGTACCGCGGCGTGACCTATCGGATCACCGTGAACAACCCTGAGAAGCGGATGAAAGGAGTGAAGGCAATCACCCTGAACGGCGAACCGGTAAAAGGCAATTTGATACCACTCCTGCCAGCTGGCAGTGTGGGTGAGGTGGAAGTGATTCTTTAG
- a CDS encoding MFS transporter — MITLKEKIGYGLGDAASSMFWKIFGMYSLFFYTDVFGITAAAAGTMFLVARLWDSLTDLLVGIMSDRTKTRWGKYRPYLIWFAFPFAVMGVITFYVPDFGQTGKLVYAYLTYSLMMLVYTLVNVPYASLLAVISSDPRDRNTLSSYRMAFAFIGSFVTFMLLQPLIDFFAKHFGGEGAAVNALAETSVSTNPVGWVMGVGAIGVICVVLFLLCFSWTRERVVQIESEENASVKKDLKNLFRNAPWWILVATGLAALLFNAIRDSVAIYFFRDYVQAGYRMAGTGWDMTTIYFLVGQAANLLGVMLAPSLSARFGKRRTYMIAILMAGILSTAFFYIPNSITWILILQFTISIFAGYVLPLLWSMFSDIVDHQELTTGRRASGLIFSSSSMSQKLGWAIGAALSGWMLAYFKYVPDALQQSAETIWGERFMISLLPAVCCLLAFIGMYFYPLSDKKVKENYEQLEVKRAAAKMN, encoded by the coding sequence ATGATCACCTTAAAGGAAAAAATTGGCTACGGCTTAGGCGATGCTGCCTCTTCCATGTTCTGGAAGATCTTCGGGATGTACTCCCTCTTTTTCTACACCGACGTGTTCGGCATAACCGCCGCCGCTGCCGGTACCATGTTCCTGGTAGCCCGTCTCTGGGACTCACTCACCGACCTGTTGGTGGGCATCATGAGCGACCGTACCAAAACACGCTGGGGCAAATATCGTCCCTACCTGATCTGGTTCGCTTTTCCCTTTGCGGTGATGGGTGTCATCACCTTCTATGTGCCTGACTTCGGACAGACCGGCAAGCTGGTCTACGCCTATCTCACTTACTCTCTGATGATGCTGGTCTACACGCTGGTCAATGTACCCTATGCCTCCCTGTTGGCTGTCATCTCGTCCGACCCGCGCGACCGGAACACGCTCTCCTCCTACCGTATGGCCTTCGCCTTCATTGGCAGCTTCGTCACCTTCATGCTGCTGCAGCCGCTGATCGACTTCTTCGCGAAGCACTTCGGTGGTGAGGGCGCCGCCGTAAACGCACTGGCAGAGACATCAGTCAGCACCAACCCGGTGGGCTGGGTGATGGGGGTTGGCGCCATCGGTGTGATTTGCGTGGTGCTCTTCCTGCTCTGTTTCTCCTGGACCAGGGAGCGGGTGGTACAGATCGAAAGTGAGGAGAACGCCTCGGTGAAGAAGGATCTGAAGAACCTCTTCAGAAACGCGCCCTGGTGGATCTTGGTGGCCACGGGGCTGGCGGCGCTGCTCTTCAACGCCATCCGTGACAGTGTAGCCATCTACTTCTTCCGCGACTACGTGCAGGCCGGCTACCGCATGGCCGGCACCGGCTGGGACATGACCACCATCTATTTCCTGGTGGGTCAAGCGGCCAACCTGCTGGGGGTGATGCTGGCTCCCTCCCTTTCCGCACGTTTTGGTAAACGAAGAACTTACATGATCGCCATCCTGATGGCGGGCATCCTGAGTACTGCTTTCTTTTACATCCCCAACAGCATCACCTGGATCCTGATCCTGCAGTTCACCATCTCGATCTTCGCCGGTTATGTGCTGCCCCTGCTCTGGTCGATGTTCTCCGATATCGTGGACCATCAGGAACTGACCACCGGACGCCGCGCCAGTGGCCTCATCTTCTCCTCCTCCTCCATGTCGCAGAAGCTGGGATGGGCCATCGGTGCCGCCCTGAGCGGCTGGATGCTGGCCTACTTCAAGTACGTGCCCGACGCTTTGCAGCAAAGTGCCGAAACAATCTGGGGTGAACGGTTTATGATCTCCTTGCTGCCGGCAGTCTGCTGTCTCCTGGCATTCATCGGTATGTACTTCTACCCGCTCTCTGACAAGAAGGTGAAGGAGAACTACGAACAGCTGGAAGTGAAGAGAGCGGCTGCAAAGATGAATTAA
- a CDS encoding glycosidase codes for MKSYKQQIKEMMKEHESLLTRKNEPMERGNGWYRRYRYPVLTAAHTPLYWRYDFNEVTNPLLMERIGMNAAMNAGAIKWNGRYLLMVRVEGADRKSFFAIAESPNGIDNFRFWDYPVVIPETEDPATNMYDMRLTAHEDGWIYGIFCAERYDETAPAGDLSRAKATAGIVRTKDLITWERLPDLVSPSQQRNVVLHPEFVDGRYALYTRPQDSFIDAGNGQGIGWALIDDMTNAVVKEEKIIDRRYYHTIKEVKNGEGPAPIKTSKGWLHLAHGVRGCAAGLRYVLYLYLTSLDDPSKVIASPGGYFMAPEGEERVGDVSNVLFSNGWIADEDGSLYIYYASSDTRMHVATTTVERLVDYCLHTPEDKLTSGASVQILKRQIEKNLDILNTID; via the coding sequence ATGAAGTCATATAAGCAACAGATCAAAGAGATGATGAAGGAGCATGAGAGCCTCCTCACCCGCAAGAATGAACCGATGGAGAGAGGCAACGGCTGGTACCGCCGCTACCGCTACCCGGTGCTCACCGCCGCCCATACCCCCCTCTACTGGCGGTACGATTTCAATGAAGTGACCAACCCGCTGCTGATGGAGCGCATCGGCATGAATGCCGCCATGAACGCCGGTGCCATCAAGTGGAACGGTCGCTACCTGCTGATGGTGCGCGTGGAGGGTGCCGACCGCAAGTCCTTCTTCGCCATCGCCGAGAGCCCGAATGGCATCGACAACTTCCGCTTTTGGGATTATCCGGTGGTGATTCCCGAGACGGAGGATCCCGCCACCAATATGTATGACATGCGACTCACCGCCCATGAGGATGGCTGGATCTACGGCATCTTCTGTGCCGAGCGGTACGATGAGACAGCGCCCGCGGGCGACCTCTCACGGGCGAAGGCGACAGCCGGCATCGTACGCACGAAGGATCTGATCACCTGGGAGCGACTGCCCGACCTGGTCTCCCCCAGCCAGCAACGCAACGTGGTGCTTCATCCCGAGTTCGTGGATGGCAGGTATGCCCTCTACACCCGTCCCCAGGACAGCTTCATCGATGCCGGCAACGGCCAGGGCATCGGCTGGGCACTCATCGACGATATGACCAATGCCGTGGTGAAGGAGGAGAAAATCATCGACCGCCGCTATTATCACACCATCAAGGAGGTGAAGAACGGTGAAGGACCGGCACCGATTAAAACATCAAAGGGATGGCTTCATTTGGCACATGGTGTGCGGGGATGTGCCGCAGGTCTCAGATATGTATTATATTTGTACCTGACTTCGTTGGATGATCCTTCAAAAGTGATCGCTTCACCCGGAGGCTACTTTATGGCACCCGAGGGTGAGGAGCGGGTGGGGGATGTCTCCAACGTGCTCTTCAGCAACGGCTGGATCGCCGATGAGGACGGCTCCCTTTACATCTATTACGCCTCCTCAGACACCCGGATGCACGTGGCCACCACCACCGTGGAACGGCTGGTGGACTACTGCCTTCACACTCCGGAGGACAAGCTCACCTCGGGGGCGTCGGTACAGATACTTAAAAGACAGATAGAAAAAAACCTGGATATTCTAAACACAATTGATTAA
- a CDS encoding beta-mannosidase has translation MITGLLLSAILLAGISCVERKSSGNGEEMISPQRTMETEKLLSSLKVIAADGFMFGHQDDPLYGVTWEGDSGRSDVRSVTGDYPAVMGFDIGKIEHDSEKNIDNVLFAIIREEMIRHYKRGGMITVSWHADNPLTGGDSWDVSRDDVVAAILPGGEKHELFLGWLDRAAAFFNALTTEEGTKIPVLFRPWHEHTGSWFWWGRDLCSVEEYTALWEMTRSHFDGAGVDNLLYAYSPDLQGPGEIYMERYPGDEYVDLLGLDGYHRNNEEGIDAYQSSLHTILSFLAEEGKMRDKPIALTETGLEAIPIADWWTSVLFPVLDRYPVSYVMVWRNARERPDHYYAPYPGQLSADDFVVFYQHPKTLFSNDIPNLYQ, from the coding sequence ATGATAACGGGTTTATTGCTGTCAGCCATACTGCTAGCCGGCATATCCTGTGTGGAGAGAAAATCATCGGGTAACGGTGAGGAGATGATCAGTCCGCAAAGAACGATGGAGACAGAAAAGTTGTTGTCCAGCCTGAAGGTGATTGCTGCGGACGGTTTTATGTTCGGTCATCAGGATGACCCGCTCTACGGTGTCACCTGGGAGGGTGACAGCGGTCGCTCCGATGTGCGGAGCGTCACGGGCGACTATCCTGCCGTGATGGGTTTTGACATCGGGAAGATTGAACACGACAGCGAAAAAAATATCGACAATGTCCTCTTCGCCATTATTCGTGAGGAGATGATCCGTCATTACAAGCGGGGTGGGATGATCACCGTAAGCTGGCATGCCGACAACCCGCTTACCGGTGGCGACTCCTGGGATGTGAGTCGCGATGATGTGGTGGCTGCCATCCTGCCGGGTGGGGAGAAGCATGAGCTTTTCCTTGGCTGGCTCGACAGGGCTGCCGCCTTCTTCAACGCCCTCACTACCGAGGAGGGAACAAAGATACCGGTGCTCTTCCGCCCCTGGCACGAGCATACCGGCAGCTGGTTCTGGTGGGGAAGGGATCTCTGTAGCGTGGAGGAGTACACCGCCCTCTGGGAGATGACCCGCAGCCATTTCGACGGGGCAGGTGTGGACAACCTGCTCTACGCTTATTCACCCGACCTGCAGGGCCCCGGTGAGATCTATATGGAGCGATATCCAGGTGATGAGTATGTTGATCTGCTGGGTCTGGATGGCTACCACCGTAACAACGAAGAGGGGATCGATGCCTATCAATCCTCACTCCATACCATCCTCTCCTTTTTGGCGGAGGAGGGTAAAATGCGGGACAAGCCGATCGCACTCACCGAGACAGGGCTGGAGGCGATACCGATCGCCGACTGGTGGACATCGGTACTCTTCCCCGTGCTGGACCGCTATCCGGTGAGTTACGTGATGGTATGGCGCAACGCCCGCGAGCGGCCTGACCACTATTATGCACCTTACCCGGGACAGCTCTCGGCCGATGATTTTGTCGTCTTTTACCAACATCCCAAAACCCTTTTCAGCAACGATATCCCCAACCTGTATCAGTAA